One window from the genome of Osmerus eperlanus chromosome 1, fOsmEpe2.1, whole genome shotgun sequence encodes:
- the dlgap4b gene encoding disks large-associated protein 4 isoform X4 encodes MKGLGANRNRHLSDSCEPTSGLPESLYPHRATSPSKSPYLRSPMDHYGTMDLHQYQGHNQGPLPPDYMLPLNNQLSNSSTFPRIHYNSHFDESDFSPPGGDSIGGITTGTMGTSMSMGMAGLSGRGPTMITSGSATISHGSKNRLPPNLLDQFEKQLPGGRDGFSTLQFHRSSAVATAKQRTDSPGRIRYMLHSVQKLFAKSQSLESHNMKGSVNGRSANSGTSSGTEDSGKQSRRSKSKDRATAKSDGTAKRRPRSNMSGYWSSDDLDSSDLSNYRNPMAMMTLGRSTGPDTQGAGQERYNIHGAYNTISSSRSNVEMKYQALPGPGGGSGGGGVGGGGYGGSMTVNSDFMKGNSWSTLTMGQPRQVLQKGSATLDRSLLKSKSCQQDLACQYLQVQRRGDWSSTLGRSSGANEIPCRRMRSGSYVKAMGDLEDSDDSEGSPKPSPKSAARRQSYLRATQQSLSDQLPPRNCLPSLRELSNNRSLDNLDCIVSSGGSPFNHWDEEDFSQACSTLGRSSCMGQVRGHQQLRDLEMSNRYEEHCSEPAFRDSRSHSQDNIDPPDLPTPTCFRSRSHSYLRAIQAGCSQDDDTASVDSDSPPPTATTVRTYSTSTVSTCITTCKKAAPPPVPPRTTSKPYISVTVQSSTESAQDNYLDRHSEVNSQSSHAHSNSSDSLDSTRANSLARGISRAPQIIPVPMATPRDHFVPTVTTSTSTDTSDVGHEPLKTSIGKLNLASEDLLVDSVPRRKLSSIGIQVDCIQEVQREETPPLARFQSIGVQVEDGWQLSRSSSMASKQETDSDTNDIPSTSFQTNSITSKLPEKKVMVNSASQSMDSPVGQSPLNNRDPSHESSPPPPPRQILNRSTTRSSSSSFSESLDPALDPSCLPPPDPWLESGNGSGSSAGPCVASQGGGGPPCRRDGHWFLKLLQAETGRMEGWCQQMEQETKDNQLSEEVLGKVRSAVGSAQLLMSQKFQQFRGLCEQNLNVNANPRATAQDLAGFWDLLQLSIEDISLKFDELYHLKSNDWQPAPTSSAAAHSPPERKQDDQKQVPPVPKKPGKGRPVLGREKSADSVSTSSSASAEKQRQDARKRLLAAKRAASVRQNSATESADSIEIYVPEAQTRL; translated from the exons ATGAAAGGCTTGGGAGCCAATCGCAATCGTCACTTGTCAGACTCCTGTGAGCCCACCTCAGGACTCCCAGAATCCCTCTACCCCCATAGGGCCACCTCTCCATCAAAGAGCCCCTACCTCCGTAGTCCTATGGACCACTACGGAACCATGGATCTACACCAGTACCAAGGCCATAACCAGGGCCCCCTACCTCCCGACTACATGTTGCCTCTCAACAACCAACTTTCCAACAGCAGCACTTTCCCCAGGATCCACTACAACTCACACTTTGACGAATCCGACTTCTCCCCACCGGGAGGGGACAGCATCGGGGGCATCACTACTGGCACTATGGGCACCTCTATGTCCATGGGCATGGCTGGGTTGAGTGGACGTGGTCCGACCATGATTACCAGTGGTTCGGCAACCATCTCACACGGTTCAAAGAATCGGTTGCCACCAAACCTCCTGGACCAGTTTGAGAAGCAGCTCCCAGGAGGTCGCGATGGTTTCAGCACATTACAGTTTCACCGGTCGTCTGCTGTGGCCACTGCCAAACAGCGGACCGACAGCCCAGGGCGTATCCGCTACATGCTTCACTCGGTCCAGAAACTTTTTGCCAAGTCACAATCCCTGGAGAGCCATAATATGAAAGGTAGTGTCAATGGCCGCTCCGCCAACAGTGGTACATCGTCTGGAACCGAGGACAGTGGGAAGCAAAGTCGTCGGAGCAAAAGCAAAGATCGGGCCACTGCCAAGTCGGACGGAACCGCCAAACGGCGGCCTCGATCCAACATGTCTGGATACTGGAGCTCTGATGACTTGGACAGCAGCGACTTAAGCAACTACCGTAACCCCATGGCCATGATGACCCTGGGGCGATCCACTGGTCCCGACACCCAGGGTGCAGGGCAGGAAAGGTACAACATCCACGGTGCCTACAACACTATCAGTTCTTCGAGGAGCAATGTTGAGATGAAGTACCAGGCCTTGCCAGGACCTGGGGGAggaagtgggggtgggggtgttggtgGGGGAGGATATGGGGGAAGCATGACTGTGAATAGTGACTTTATGAAGGGAAACTCCTGGTCCACTCTGACCATGGGCCAGCCTAGACAGGTTCTCCAAAAGGGGTCAGCAACCCTGGACAGGTCCCTACTCAAGTCCAAGTCCTGCCAGCAGGATCTAGCTTGCCAGTACCTGCAGGTGCAGAGGAGG GGAGACTGGAGCAGCACATTGGGTCGTAGCAGCGGAGCCAATGAAATTCCATGTCGGCGGATGCGGAGTGGCAGCTACGTGAAGGCCATGGGCGACCTGGAGGACAGCGATGACTCAGAGGGAAGTCCCAAACCCTCGCCAAAAAGTGCAGCTCGTCGGCAGAGCTACCTAAGGGCTACTCAACAATCTCTGAGTGACCAGCTACCCCCACGCAA CTGTCTGCCTTCTTTGAGGGAGCTCTCCAACAACCGTAGCCTGGACAACCTGGATTGTATTGTGAGTTCAGGGGGCTCTCCATTCAACCACTGGGATGAAGAGGACTTCAGTCAGGCCTGCAGCACGCTGGGAAGGAGCAGCTGCATggggcaggtcagaggtcatcagcAG CTACGAGACTTGGAGATGAGCAATCGCTACGAGGAGCACTGCTCTGAACCAGCATTTAGAGATTCCCGGTCGCATTCCCAGGACAACATCGACCCACCGGATCTGCCCACCCCCACGTGCTTCCGCTCCCGCAGCCATAGCTACCTGAGGGCCATTCAGGCTGGCTGCTCCCAGGACGACGACACTGCTTCTGTGGACTCAGACTCGCCCCCACCCACCGCCACCACAGTTCGCACCTATAGTACTAGCACTG TCTCAACATGCATAACGACTTGTAAGAAGGCAGCGCCCCCGCCAGTGCCCCCCCGCACCACCTCCAAGCCCTACATCTCTGTGACGGTGCAGAGCAGTACCGAGTCGGCCCAGGACAACTACCTGGACCGGCACAGCGAGGTCAACAGCCAATCCAGCCACGCTCACAGCAACTCGTCCGACAGCCTCGACAGCACCCGTGCCAACAGCCTGGCGAGGGGCATCTCCCGTGCCCCACagatcatccctgtgcccatgGCCACTCCCCGGGACCACTTTGTCCCCACCGTCACAACCAGCACTTCCACAGACACATCTGATGTCGGGCACGAGCCACTGAAGACGAGCATAGGCAAGCTCAATTTGGCCTCAGAGGATCTCCTAGTGGACTCGGTACCCCGGAGGAAGCTCTCCTCCATTGGCATTCAG GTTGATTGTATTCAGGAAGTTCAGCGAGAGGAGACACCACCATTGGCCAGATTCCAGTCAATCGGAGTGCAGGTGGAGGACGGGTGGCA GCTCAGTCGCTCCAGTAGCATGGCATCCAAGCAGGAAACCGACTCAGACACAAATGACATCCCCAGCACTTCCTTCCAGACCAACTCCATCACCTCCAAGCTCCCAGAGAAGAAAGTCATGGTCAACAGTGCCAGCCAATCCATGGACTCACCAGTGGGCCAGAGTCCCCTCAACAACAGGGATCCTTCCCATGAAtcctcaccaccacctccccctcggCAGATCCTAAACCGCTCAACAACACGGAGTAGCTCATCTTCATTCTCGGAGAGCCTTGATCCGGCACTGGACCCCTCCTGCCTGCCCCCTCCCGATCCCTGGCTGGAAAGTGGAAACGGGAGTGGATCTAGTGCGGGACCCTGCGTTGCCTCTCAGGGTGGTGGAGGACCGCCCTGTCGGAGGGACGGCCACTGGTTCCTGAAGCTGCTGCAAGCGGAGACGGGTCGCATGGAAGGGTGGTGCCAGCAGATGGAGCAGGAGACCAAAGACAATCAACTttcagaggagg TGTTGGGAAAGGTCCGCAGTGCCGTAGGCAGCGCTCAGCTCCTCATGTCCCAGAAGTTCCAACAGTTTAGAGGACTGTGTGAGCAAAACTTG AATGTGAATGCCAACCCTCGGGCCACGGCTCAGGACCTGGCCGGTTTCTGGGACCTGCTGCAGCTCTCTATCGAGGACATCAGCCTCAAATTTGACGAGTTGTACCACCTCAAGTCCAATGACTGGCAGCCTGCGCCTACCTCCTCGGCCGCTGCCCACTCGCCCCCAGAGCGGAAG CAGGACGACCAAAAGCAGGTTCCTCCAGTGCCAAAGAAGCCTGGTAAAGGGAGGCCAGTGCTGGGCCGTGAGAAGAGCGCCGACTCTGTCTCCACCTCCTCGTCGGCCTCAGCCGAGAAGCAGCGACAGGATGCTCGCAAGCGGCTGCTGGCCGCCAAGAGAGCCGCCTCTGTCCGTCAGAACTCCGCCACAGAGAGTGCAGACAGCATCGAGATCTACGTCCCTGAGGCTCAGACGCGCCTCTGA
- the dlgap4b gene encoding disks large-associated protein 4 isoform X7, giving the protein MKGLGANRNRHLSDSCEPTSGLPESLYPHRATSPSKSPYLRSPMDHYGTMDLHQYQGHNQGPLPPDYMLPLNNQLSNSSTFPRIHYNSHFDESDFSPPGGDSIGGITTGTMGTSMSMGMAGLSGRGPTMITSGSATISHGSKNRLPPNLLDQFEKQLPGGRDGFSTLQFHRSSAVATAKQRTDSPGRIRYMLHSVQKLFAKSQSLESHNMKGSVNGRSANSGTSSGTEDSGKQSRRSKSKDRATAKSDGTAKRRPRSNMSGYWSSDDLDSSDLSNYRNPMAMMTLGRSTGPDTQGAGQERYNIHGAYNTISSSRSNVEMKYQALPGPGGGSGGGGVGGGGYGGSMTVNSDFMKGNSWSTLTMGQPRQVLQKGSATLDRSLLKSKSCQQDLACQYLQVQRRGDWSSTLGRSSGANEIPCRRMRSGSYVKAMGDLEDSDDSEGSPKPSPKSAARRQSYLRATQQSLSDQLPPRNRALDYAMRQGELEALWAPLQSVSSLHQLGSCLPSLRELSNNRSLDNLDCIVSSGGSPFNHWDEEDFSQACSTLGRSSCMGQLRDLEMSNRYEEHCSEPAFRDSRSHSQDNIDPPDLPTPTCFRSRSHSYLRAIQAGCSQDDDTASVDSDSPPPTATTVRTYSTSTGDLPLPWKIWKEQFGSYLIASGLDKAPKDKQLAIFLQRLGAEGQRIFATLPVSTCITTCKKAAPPPVPPRTTSKPYISVTVQSSTESAQDNYLDRHSEVNSQSSHAHSNSSDSLDSTRANSLARGISRAPQIIPVPMATPRDHFVPTVTTSTSTDTSDVGHEPLKTSIGKLNLASEDLLVDSVPRRKLSSIGIQVDCIQEVQREETPPLARFQSIGVQVEDGWQLSRSSSMASKQETDSDTNDIPSTSFQTNSITSKLPEKKVMVNSASQSMDSPVGQSPLNNRDPSHESSPPPPPRQILNRSTTRSSSSSFSESLDPALDPSCLPPPDPWLESGNGSGSSAGPCVASQGGGGPPCRRDGHWFLKLLQAETGRMEGWCQQMEQETKDNQLSEEVLGKVRSAVGSAQLLMSQKFQQFRGLCEQNLNVNANPRATAQDLAGFWDLLQLSIEDISLKFDELYHLKSNDWQPAPTSSAAAHSPPERKDDQKQVPPVPKKPGKGRPVLGREKSADSVSTSSSASAEKQRQDARKRLLAAKRAASVRQNSATESADSIEIYVPEAQTRL; this is encoded by the exons ATGAAAGGCTTGGGAGCCAATCGCAATCGTCACTTGTCAGACTCCTGTGAGCCCACCTCAGGACTCCCAGAATCCCTCTACCCCCATAGGGCCACCTCTCCATCAAAGAGCCCCTACCTCCGTAGTCCTATGGACCACTACGGAACCATGGATCTACACCAGTACCAAGGCCATAACCAGGGCCCCCTACCTCCCGACTACATGTTGCCTCTCAACAACCAACTTTCCAACAGCAGCACTTTCCCCAGGATCCACTACAACTCACACTTTGACGAATCCGACTTCTCCCCACCGGGAGGGGACAGCATCGGGGGCATCACTACTGGCACTATGGGCACCTCTATGTCCATGGGCATGGCTGGGTTGAGTGGACGTGGTCCGACCATGATTACCAGTGGTTCGGCAACCATCTCACACGGTTCAAAGAATCGGTTGCCACCAAACCTCCTGGACCAGTTTGAGAAGCAGCTCCCAGGAGGTCGCGATGGTTTCAGCACATTACAGTTTCACCGGTCGTCTGCTGTGGCCACTGCCAAACAGCGGACCGACAGCCCAGGGCGTATCCGCTACATGCTTCACTCGGTCCAGAAACTTTTTGCCAAGTCACAATCCCTGGAGAGCCATAATATGAAAGGTAGTGTCAATGGCCGCTCCGCCAACAGTGGTACATCGTCTGGAACCGAGGACAGTGGGAAGCAAAGTCGTCGGAGCAAAAGCAAAGATCGGGCCACTGCCAAGTCGGACGGAACCGCCAAACGGCGGCCTCGATCCAACATGTCTGGATACTGGAGCTCTGATGACTTGGACAGCAGCGACTTAAGCAACTACCGTAACCCCATGGCCATGATGACCCTGGGGCGATCCACTGGTCCCGACACCCAGGGTGCAGGGCAGGAAAGGTACAACATCCACGGTGCCTACAACACTATCAGTTCTTCGAGGAGCAATGTTGAGATGAAGTACCAGGCCTTGCCAGGACCTGGGGGAggaagtgggggtgggggtgttggtgGGGGAGGATATGGGGGAAGCATGACTGTGAATAGTGACTTTATGAAGGGAAACTCCTGGTCCACTCTGACCATGGGCCAGCCTAGACAGGTTCTCCAAAAGGGGTCAGCAACCCTGGACAGGTCCCTACTCAAGTCCAAGTCCTGCCAGCAGGATCTAGCTTGCCAGTACCTGCAGGTGCAGAGGAGG GGAGACTGGAGCAGCACATTGGGTCGTAGCAGCGGAGCCAATGAAATTCCATGTCGGCGGATGCGGAGTGGCAGCTACGTGAAGGCCATGGGCGACCTGGAGGACAGCGATGACTCAGAGGGAAGTCCCAAACCCTCGCCAAAAAGTGCAGCTCGTCGGCAGAGCTACCTAAGGGCTACTCAACAATCTCTGAGTGACCAGCTACCCCCACGCAA CAGAGCCCTGGATTACGCCATGCggcagggggagctggaggctcTGTGGGCTCCTCTCCAGAGTGtgtcctccctccaccagctggGCAG CTGTCTGCCTTCTTTGAGGGAGCTCTCCAACAACCGTAGCCTGGACAACCTGGATTGTATTGTGAGTTCAGGGGGCTCTCCATTCAACCACTGGGATGAAGAGGACTTCAGTCAGGCCTGCAGCACGCTGGGAAGGAGCAGCTGCATggggcag CTACGAGACTTGGAGATGAGCAATCGCTACGAGGAGCACTGCTCTGAACCAGCATTTAGAGATTCCCGGTCGCATTCCCAGGACAACATCGACCCACCGGATCTGCCCACCCCCACGTGCTTCCGCTCCCGCAGCCATAGCTACCTGAGGGCCATTCAGGCTGGCTGCTCCCAGGACGACGACACTGCTTCTGTGGACTCAGACTCGCCCCCACCCACCGCCACCACAGTTCGCACCTATAGTACTAGCACTG GAGACCTTCCCCTCCCATGGAAGATATGGAAAGAACAGTTTGGCTCTTACCTGATAGCCTCCGGATTGGATAAAGCCCCAAAGGATAAACAGCTTGCAATTTTCCTTCAACGTTTGGGGGCGGAGGGACAGCGCATCTTTGCCACTCTCCCAG TCTCAACATGCATAACGACTTGTAAGAAGGCAGCGCCCCCGCCAGTGCCCCCCCGCACCACCTCCAAGCCCTACATCTCTGTGACGGTGCAGAGCAGTACCGAGTCGGCCCAGGACAACTACCTGGACCGGCACAGCGAGGTCAACAGCCAATCCAGCCACGCTCACAGCAACTCGTCCGACAGCCTCGACAGCACCCGTGCCAACAGCCTGGCGAGGGGCATCTCCCGTGCCCCACagatcatccctgtgcccatgGCCACTCCCCGGGACCACTTTGTCCCCACCGTCACAACCAGCACTTCCACAGACACATCTGATGTCGGGCACGAGCCACTGAAGACGAGCATAGGCAAGCTCAATTTGGCCTCAGAGGATCTCCTAGTGGACTCGGTACCCCGGAGGAAGCTCTCCTCCATTGGCATTCAG GTTGATTGTATTCAGGAAGTTCAGCGAGAGGAGACACCACCATTGGCCAGATTCCAGTCAATCGGAGTGCAGGTGGAGGACGGGTGGCA GCTCAGTCGCTCCAGTAGCATGGCATCCAAGCAGGAAACCGACTCAGACACAAATGACATCCCCAGCACTTCCTTCCAGACCAACTCCATCACCTCCAAGCTCCCAGAGAAGAAAGTCATGGTCAACAGTGCCAGCCAATCCATGGACTCACCAGTGGGCCAGAGTCCCCTCAACAACAGGGATCCTTCCCATGAAtcctcaccaccacctccccctcggCAGATCCTAAACCGCTCAACAACACGGAGTAGCTCATCTTCATTCTCGGAGAGCCTTGATCCGGCACTGGACCCCTCCTGCCTGCCCCCTCCCGATCCCTGGCTGGAAAGTGGAAACGGGAGTGGATCTAGTGCGGGACCCTGCGTTGCCTCTCAGGGTGGTGGAGGACCGCCCTGTCGGAGGGACGGCCACTGGTTCCTGAAGCTGCTGCAAGCGGAGACGGGTCGCATGGAAGGGTGGTGCCAGCAGATGGAGCAGGAGACCAAAGACAATCAACTttcagaggagg TGTTGGGAAAGGTCCGCAGTGCCGTAGGCAGCGCTCAGCTCCTCATGTCCCAGAAGTTCCAACAGTTTAGAGGACTGTGTGAGCAAAACTTG AATGTGAATGCCAACCCTCGGGCCACGGCTCAGGACCTGGCCGGTTTCTGGGACCTGCTGCAGCTCTCTATCGAGGACATCAGCCTCAAATTTGACGAGTTGTACCACCTCAAGTCCAATGACTGGCAGCCTGCGCCTACCTCCTCGGCCGCTGCCCACTCGCCCCCAGAGCGGAAG GACGACCAAAAGCAGGTTCCTCCAGTGCCAAAGAAGCCTGGTAAAGGGAGGCCAGTGCTGGGCCGTGAGAAGAGCGCCGACTCTGTCTCCACCTCCTCGTCGGCCTCAGCCGAGAAGCAGCGACAGGATGCTCGCAAGCGGCTGCTGGCCGCCAAGAGAGCCGCCTCTGTCCGTCAGAACTCCGCCACAGAGAGTGCAGACAGCATCGAGATCTACGTCCCTGAGGCTCAGACGCGCCTCTGA
- the dlgap4b gene encoding disks large-associated protein 4 isoform X5 produces MKGLGANRNRHLSDSCEPTSGLPESLYPHRATSPSKSPYLRSPMDHYGTMDLHQYQGHNQGPLPPDYMLPLNNQLSNSSTFPRIHYNSHFDESDFSPPGGDSIGGITTGTMGTSMSMGMAGLSGRGPTMITSGSATISHGSKNRLPPNLLDQFEKQLPGGRDGFSTLQFHRSSAVATAKQRTDSPGRIRYMLHSVQKLFAKSQSLESHNMKGSVNGRSANSGTSSGTEDSGKQSRRSKSKDRATAKSDGTAKRRPRSNMSGYWSSDDLDSSDLSNYRNPMAMMTLGRSTGPDTQGAGQERYNIHGAYNTISSSRSNVEMKYQALPGPGGGSGGGGVGGGGYGGSMTVNSDFMKGNSWSTLTMGQPRQVLQKGSATLDRSLLKSKSCQQDLACQYLQVQRRGDWSSTLGRSSGANEIPCRRMRSGSYVKAMGDLEDSDDSEGSPKPSPKSAARRQSYLRATQQSLSDQLPPRNCLPSLRELSNNRSLDNLDCIVSSGGSPFNHWDEEDFSQACSTLGRSSCMGQLRDLEMSNRYEEHCSEPAFRDSRSHSQDNIDPPDLPTPTCFRSRSHSYLRAIQAGCSQDDDTASVDSDSPPPTATTVRTYSTSTVSTCITTCKKAAPPPVPPRTTSKPYISVTVQSSTESAQDNYLDRHSEVNSQSSHAHSNSSDSLDSTRANSLARGISRAPQIIPVPMATPRDHFVPTVTTSTSTDTSDVGHEPLKTSIGKLNLASEDLLVDSVPRRKLSSIGIQVDCIQEVQREETPPLARFQSIGVQVEDGWQLSRSSSMASKQETDSDTNDIPSTSFQTNSITSKLPEKKVMVNSASQSMDSPVGQSPLNNRDPSHESSPPPPPRQILNRSTTRSSSSSFSESLDPALDPSCLPPPDPWLESGNGSGSSAGPCVASQGGGGPPCRRDGHWFLKLLQAETGRMEGWCQQMEQETKDNQLSEEVLGKVRSAVGSAQLLMSQKFQQFRGLCEQNLNVNANPRATAQDLAGFWDLLQLSIEDISLKFDELYHLKSNDWQPAPTSSAAAHSPPERKDDQKQVPPVPKKPGKGRPVLGREKSADSVSTSSSASAEKQRQDARKRLLAAKRAASVRQNSATESADSIEIYVPEAQTRL; encoded by the exons ATGAAAGGCTTGGGAGCCAATCGCAATCGTCACTTGTCAGACTCCTGTGAGCCCACCTCAGGACTCCCAGAATCCCTCTACCCCCATAGGGCCACCTCTCCATCAAAGAGCCCCTACCTCCGTAGTCCTATGGACCACTACGGAACCATGGATCTACACCAGTACCAAGGCCATAACCAGGGCCCCCTACCTCCCGACTACATGTTGCCTCTCAACAACCAACTTTCCAACAGCAGCACTTTCCCCAGGATCCACTACAACTCACACTTTGACGAATCCGACTTCTCCCCACCGGGAGGGGACAGCATCGGGGGCATCACTACTGGCACTATGGGCACCTCTATGTCCATGGGCATGGCTGGGTTGAGTGGACGTGGTCCGACCATGATTACCAGTGGTTCGGCAACCATCTCACACGGTTCAAAGAATCGGTTGCCACCAAACCTCCTGGACCAGTTTGAGAAGCAGCTCCCAGGAGGTCGCGATGGTTTCAGCACATTACAGTTTCACCGGTCGTCTGCTGTGGCCACTGCCAAACAGCGGACCGACAGCCCAGGGCGTATCCGCTACATGCTTCACTCGGTCCAGAAACTTTTTGCCAAGTCACAATCCCTGGAGAGCCATAATATGAAAGGTAGTGTCAATGGCCGCTCCGCCAACAGTGGTACATCGTCTGGAACCGAGGACAGTGGGAAGCAAAGTCGTCGGAGCAAAAGCAAAGATCGGGCCACTGCCAAGTCGGACGGAACCGCCAAACGGCGGCCTCGATCCAACATGTCTGGATACTGGAGCTCTGATGACTTGGACAGCAGCGACTTAAGCAACTACCGTAACCCCATGGCCATGATGACCCTGGGGCGATCCACTGGTCCCGACACCCAGGGTGCAGGGCAGGAAAGGTACAACATCCACGGTGCCTACAACACTATCAGTTCTTCGAGGAGCAATGTTGAGATGAAGTACCAGGCCTTGCCAGGACCTGGGGGAggaagtgggggtgggggtgttggtgGGGGAGGATATGGGGGAAGCATGACTGTGAATAGTGACTTTATGAAGGGAAACTCCTGGTCCACTCTGACCATGGGCCAGCCTAGACAGGTTCTCCAAAAGGGGTCAGCAACCCTGGACAGGTCCCTACTCAAGTCCAAGTCCTGCCAGCAGGATCTAGCTTGCCAGTACCTGCAGGTGCAGAGGAGG GGAGACTGGAGCAGCACATTGGGTCGTAGCAGCGGAGCCAATGAAATTCCATGTCGGCGGATGCGGAGTGGCAGCTACGTGAAGGCCATGGGCGACCTGGAGGACAGCGATGACTCAGAGGGAAGTCCCAAACCCTCGCCAAAAAGTGCAGCTCGTCGGCAGAGCTACCTAAGGGCTACTCAACAATCTCTGAGTGACCAGCTACCCCCACGCAA CTGTCTGCCTTCTTTGAGGGAGCTCTCCAACAACCGTAGCCTGGACAACCTGGATTGTATTGTGAGTTCAGGGGGCTCTCCATTCAACCACTGGGATGAAGAGGACTTCAGTCAGGCCTGCAGCACGCTGGGAAGGAGCAGCTGCATggggcag CTACGAGACTTGGAGATGAGCAATCGCTACGAGGAGCACTGCTCTGAACCAGCATTTAGAGATTCCCGGTCGCATTCCCAGGACAACATCGACCCACCGGATCTGCCCACCCCCACGTGCTTCCGCTCCCGCAGCCATAGCTACCTGAGGGCCATTCAGGCTGGCTGCTCCCAGGACGACGACACTGCTTCTGTGGACTCAGACTCGCCCCCACCCACCGCCACCACAGTTCGCACCTATAGTACTAGCACTG TCTCAACATGCATAACGACTTGTAAGAAGGCAGCGCCCCCGCCAGTGCCCCCCCGCACCACCTCCAAGCCCTACATCTCTGTGACGGTGCAGAGCAGTACCGAGTCGGCCCAGGACAACTACCTGGACCGGCACAGCGAGGTCAACAGCCAATCCAGCCACGCTCACAGCAACTCGTCCGACAGCCTCGACAGCACCCGTGCCAACAGCCTGGCGAGGGGCATCTCCCGTGCCCCACagatcatccctgtgcccatgGCCACTCCCCGGGACCACTTTGTCCCCACCGTCACAACCAGCACTTCCACAGACACATCTGATGTCGGGCACGAGCCACTGAAGACGAGCATAGGCAAGCTCAATTTGGCCTCAGAGGATCTCCTAGTGGACTCGGTACCCCGGAGGAAGCTCTCCTCCATTGGCATTCAG GTTGATTGTATTCAGGAAGTTCAGCGAGAGGAGACACCACCATTGGCCAGATTCCAGTCAATCGGAGTGCAGGTGGAGGACGGGTGGCA GCTCAGTCGCTCCAGTAGCATGGCATCCAAGCAGGAAACCGACTCAGACACAAATGACATCCCCAGCACTTCCTTCCAGACCAACTCCATCACCTCCAAGCTCCCAGAGAAGAAAGTCATGGTCAACAGTGCCAGCCAATCCATGGACTCACCAGTGGGCCAGAGTCCCCTCAACAACAGGGATCCTTCCCATGAAtcctcaccaccacctccccctcggCAGATCCTAAACCGCTCAACAACACGGAGTAGCTCATCTTCATTCTCGGAGAGCCTTGATCCGGCACTGGACCCCTCCTGCCTGCCCCCTCCCGATCCCTGGCTGGAAAGTGGAAACGGGAGTGGATCTAGTGCGGGACCCTGCGTTGCCTCTCAGGGTGGTGGAGGACCGCCCTGTCGGAGGGACGGCCACTGGTTCCTGAAGCTGCTGCAAGCGGAGACGGGTCGCATGGAAGGGTGGTGCCAGCAGATGGAGCAGGAGACCAAAGACAATCAACTttcagaggagg TGTTGGGAAAGGTCCGCAGTGCCGTAGGCAGCGCTCAGCTCCTCATGTCCCAGAAGTTCCAACAGTTTAGAGGACTGTGTGAGCAAAACTTG AATGTGAATGCCAACCCTCGGGCCACGGCTCAGGACCTGGCCGGTTTCTGGGACCTGCTGCAGCTCTCTATCGAGGACATCAGCCTCAAATTTGACGAGTTGTACCACCTCAAGTCCAATGACTGGCAGCCTGCGCCTACCTCCTCGGCCGCTGCCCACTCGCCCCCAGAGCGGAAG GACGACCAAAAGCAGGTTCCTCCAGTGCCAAAGAAGCCTGGTAAAGGGAGGCCAGTGCTGGGCCGTGAGAAGAGCGCCGACTCTGTCTCCACCTCCTCGTCGGCCTCAGCCGAGAAGCAGCGACAGGATGCTCGCAAGCGGCTGCTGGCCGCCAAGAGAGCCGCCTCTGTCCGTCAGAACTCCGCCACAGAGAGTGCAGACAGCATCGAGATCTACGTCCCTGAGGCTCAGACGCGCCTCTGA